DNA from Flavobacteriales bacterium:
TATCGCCCTTCGTACCGCTGCTGCTCTCGCTGGCGCTGGTGGCCGGCCTGTTCCTGGGCCGCAACATGGGCAGTGGCATGCAGGGGCCGCTGGCGGTGTTCCAGCTGCGGCAGCCCGGTGCCGCGGAGAAGATCGGGCAGGTGCTCGACCTCATCGACCGCCAGTACGTGGACAGCGTGGAGAAGGAGGCCCTGGTGGAGGAGGTGCTGCAGGAGATGCTGCAACGGCTCGACCCGCACAGCTACTACATCAGCGCCGCCGAACTGCGCGCCGCCACCGAGCCGCTGGAGGGCAGCTTCGACGGCATCGGCGTGGAATTCGCCATCCAGCGCGATACGGTGGTGGTGGTGAGCCCGGTGGAGGGAGGCCCCAGCGCCCAGCTCGGCATCCGCGCCGGCGACCGGATCCTGCAGGCCGATTCGCTGCCCCTGGCCGGCGTCGGCGTCACCAACGACCAGGTGATGAAGGCCTTGCGCGGCCCCCGCGGAAGCAAGGTGGACGTGCGCATCGCAAGGCGCGGCCGGCCCGAGCCCATGGAGGTGACCATCACGCGCGGCGCCATCCCCATCCACAGCCTGGCCGCCTCGCTGCTCCGGCCCGATGGCACCGGCTACATCAAGTTGAGCCGCTTCGCGAAGAACACCCATGCCGAATTCGTCGAAGCCGCTGAAGCGCTGCGCCGCCAAGGCATGCAGCGCATGGTGCTCGACCTGCGGGGCAATGGAGGCGGCTACCTCAACGCGGCCGTGGAGCTCGCGGATGAATTCCTTCCCCAGGGCCGTGTCATCGTGTACACCCAGGGGCGCAAATCGCCACGGCGCGACCTGGTGGCCACCGCCCGCGGCGATTTCGAGGACATCCCCCTGGCCATCCTCATCGATGAGGGCTCCGCCAGCGCCAGCGAGATCATCGCCGGGGCGCTGCAGGACAACGACCGGGCGCTGATCATCGGCCGTCGGTCCTTCGGCAAGGGCCTGGTGCAGGAGCACGTGGACCTGCCCGACCACAGTGCCGTGCGCATCACCACCGCGCGCTACTACACCGCCAGCGGCCGCAGCATACAGAAGCCCTATGGCGAGGGGGTGGACTACGAGGCGGACTTCGACCACCGTACCTCGCATGGCGAGCTGTACTCCGCCGATAGCGTGCGCGTGGACTCCTCGCAGGTCTTCCGCACGCTGAAGGGGCGCATGGTTTACGGCGGCGGCGGGGTGATGCCCGACCTCTTCGTGCCGGCCGATACGGCCGAGGGCTCGCAATTCCTCACGGACCTCTTCTTCAGCGGCACCCTCAACCAGTTTGCCTTCGATGTGGCCGACCGCGACCGAGCCCAGCTCAAGGCCTACGGGAGCGCGGCGGACTTCAACATCCGCTACGCGGTGAACGACGCCCTGCTGCAGGGATTGCGGGCCGAGGCCAAGGCCCAGGGCATCGTGGAGCGCCCGGGGGACCTGGAGCGCTCGCGTCGGCAGATCACCACGCGCCTCAAGGCCGGTGTGGCCCGGAATATCTGGGGCGATGCCGGCTTCTACGAGGTGATGCTCGATTCCGACAGCACCTTCCTGAAGGCCAGCGCCGAACTCCTCGCCCAGCAGCGGCCCTGAAAGCCCTTGGGGCAGGGGGAAATGAAAAAGGGGCCTTCCGGCCCCTTTCCCTTCTGCCTTTCGGCAGGATTACTTAGTCGCAGCGGCCTCGGTGGCAGCGGCGGCGGCAGCGGCAGCGCTGTCTGCAACGGCCTGAGCGGCGGCGGCAGCGGCAGCGGCTTCCTCAGCCATGCGGATGCTGTCCTCGCGGAGCACGGCAGCGATGCTGTCAGCCACGGCCTTGGCCTTGGCTTCGATCTCCGCTTGGGAGGGGCCGCAGGCCACCACGAAGGCGGACATGCTGGCCAGAATGGCGAACTTCTTGAACATGTGAGTGGTACGGTTGGTGAAAGTGGGCGCAAAAGTAATCACCGGGACGATCCCTCAAAATCCGGATTCGCTTTTCTGGTGAATACCTTCGGCCCGTCGACCGGGCCATTCCCGGCGAAGACGAAACAGATGCCTTTCCAACTCGCCCCCCTCCCCTACGCCAGCAATGCGCTGGAGCCGCATATCGACACCCGCACCATGGAAATCCACCATGGCAAGCATCACCAGGCCTATGTGACCAACCTGAACAAGGCCATCGAGGGCACCCCGATGGACGGCATGGCCATCGAGGAGATCCTGAAAGGGCTGGACATGGCCAACATGGCGGTGCGCAACAACGGCGGCGGCCATTATAACCACACGCTGTTCTGGAGCATCATGGGCCCCAACGGCGGCGGTGCGCCTGCCGGCGAGCTCGCCGAGGCCATCGCCCGCGACTTCGGCTCCTTCGACGCCTTCAAGGAGAAGTTCTCCACCGCAGGGGCCACACGCTTCGGCAGCGGCTGGGCCTGGCTGTGCGTGCAGAAGGGGGGCAAGCTCGATGTTTGCTCCACACCCAACCAGGACAACCCGCTCATGCCGGCCACCGGCTGCGGTGGCACGCCCATCCTGGGCATGGATGTATGGGAGCACGCCTACTACCTGCACTACCAGAACCGTCGACCGGACTACATCGCGGCCTTCTGGAACGTGGTGAACTGGGCGGAGGTCGCTCGGCGCTTCGCAGCGGCGAAGTGACGATCACAGCGCTCCATCGCACCGTGACGCCCGGCAGTTCCTGCGGCCCAGGCTGGGGGGTCTTGACCGCCATGGCCGCTGCACTGTTGATCGCCATGGGCGGTTCAGCGAGTGCCGCCGGGCCGTTCCTGCCCGCAACGCCCCAACCGGCCATGCTCACCGAAGAGGAGTGGTCAGCGGCCCTGGCCGCTGCTCCGGAGAACCATCGGGCCGTGGCCATTGGCCTGGCAGCCCTGCTGGGGCCCTTCGGTGCGCACCGGCTCTACCTCGGCACCACGCCCAAGGTGGCCGTGGTATACGGCCTCACCTTCGGCGGTTTCGGCGTGCTCGTGCTCATCGACCTGGTGCACCTGATCACGGCCAGGGACCTGGAGCGCTTCCGCAACAACGGCCGCGTCCTCATGTGGGCGGAGGCGCCTACTCCACCGTGACGCTCTTCGCCAGGTTGCGGGGCTGGTCCACGTTGCAGCCACGCATCACGGCGATGTGGTAGCTGAGCAGCTGCAGCGGCACCACACTCAGCAGGGGCACCAACGGATCGGCGGTTTCGGGGATCTCGATGGTGTGGTCCGCCAGGTCCTTCACCACGCGGTCGCCCTCGGTGACGATGGCGATGATCTTCCCCTTGCGCGCCTTCACCTCCTGGATGTTGCTCACCACCTTCTCGTAGCTGGCGCCCTTGGTGGCGATCACGATCACGGGCATCTCCTCGTCGATCAGGGCGATGGGGCCGTGCTTCATCTCCGCGGCCGGGTAGCCCTCGGCGTGGATGTAGCTGATCTCCTTCAGCTTCAGCGCACCTTCCAGCGCCACCGGAAAGCTGTAGCCCCGGCCCAGGTAGAGCGCATTGGCGGCGTCCTTATAGATGTCGGCGATGGAGCGGATCTGCGACTCGGCGGCCAGTACGCGCTGCACCTTCTCCGGTATGGCGTCAAGCTCGTTGAGCAGCCCATGGAATGTGCTGGCGGGAAGGGCGCCCTTGCGCTGGCCGATCATAAGGGCCATGAGGGTGAGCACCGTCACCTGTGCCGTGAACGCCTTGGTGCTCGCCACACCGATCTCGGGGCCTGCATGGGTGTAGGAGCCCGCGTGCGTCACGCGCGCAATGCTGCTGCCCACCACGTTGCAGATGCCGAAGATGGTGGCGCCGCGGCTCTTGGCCAGCTCGATGGCCGCGAGCGTATCGGCCGTTTCGCCGCTCTGGCTGATGGCGATGACGATGTCGTCCTCGTGCACGATGGGGTTCCGGTATCGGAACTCGCTGGCATACTCCACCTCCACAGGGATCCGGGCCAGCTCCTCGAACAGGTACTCGCCCACCAGTCCCGCGTGCCAGCTGGTGCCGCAGCCGAGGATGAGGATCCGCTTGGCATTCACGAACCGCTGCTCATGGTCCTTGATGCCGCCCAGCACCACCTCGCCGGTGGCCAGGTTGAGCCTCCCGCGCATGCTGTCGCGGATGCTGCGGGGCTGCTCATGGATCTCCTTCAGCATGAAGTGGTCGTACCCCCCCTTCTCCAGCGCCTCCAGGTGCATCTCCAGTTCCTGGATGAAGGGCGTCTTCACCTGGTTCTTGATGTTCCTGATCCGGAGCCCATGCGCCCGGTCGATGACGGCGATCTCGCCATCCTCCAGGTACACCACGTTGCGCGTGTGCTCGACGATGGGCGTGGCATCGCTGGCCAGGTAGTGCTCGCCATCGTCGCCGATGCCGATCACCAGAGGCGAGCTCTTGCGCGCCGCCACCAGCATGTCCGGCGACTTTCGGTCGAGCACCACGATGGCGTAGGCGCCCACCACGCTCTGCAGCGCCAAGCGCACCGCTTCGGCGAGGTCGACGCCATCGGTGCGCTGCACATCGTCGATCAGGTGGGCCAGCACCTCGGTGTCGGTATCGCTGCGGAACCGGTGCCCGCGGTGACGGAGCTCCTCCTTGATGGCGGCGTAGTTCTCGATGATGCCGTTGTGGATGATGGCGATGTCACCGCTGGTGGCGCGATGCGGGTGCGCATTGATGTCATTCGGGGGGCCGTGCGTGGCCCACCGGGTGTGACCCATGCCCACGGTGCCCTTGGTGGACTTGCCCGCCACATGGGCCTCGAGGTCGCTCACCTTGCCCTGGCACTTGTAGATGGTGAGCTCCCCGCCATCCATCAGCGCCACACCGGCACTGTCATAGCCACGGTACTCCAGCCGCCTGAGGCCGTTGATCAGGATGGGGTAGGCTTCCTTATGGCCCAGGTACGCCACGATTCCGCACATGGCTGGTTCAGTATGAGGTGAATGTTAGGCGCAGGCGCATGGGCCGTTGCGCCGCTGCCGGCCCGCTGAGCACCACGCGGTTCGCCGAGATGCCCCCGCTGCCGGGGAGCACTTCCAGCTCCGGGTCTTCATACGTGCCATCGATCACGCCCTGCGCGAAGCGCGTGATGTTGAACCGGTATTCCTTGTCCATCGCCCTGAAGTTGCCGTCAATGGCGCCGATGCCGGTCAGCTGGTCGGGCAGGAAGACATCGTTCCCAGCGGCATCCTTCCGGAAGAGGAAGAGCTGGGTGGGCGGCGGATAGTAGGGATACCAGCTGCCATCGGTGGGCACCACAAGCTCGGCCTTGGCCAGCACGGCGCGCTGGCCGCGGTAGGCGGTCAGCGAGGCGAGGCTGATGACGGTGCGCGTGCCGGCGAGCGTTTGCACGTAGGTGCGCTGTGCCGGCTGCTCGGGGTCGGCCAGGGCCAGGAGGAGCCCGGGATCGGTGGCTTGTGAGCGGTCGTGCTCCACCACCCCATAGCGCACGCAGTTGGCGTTGATGGGGAAATCCAATGCGCGCGTCAGGTCGGGCTGGTCGTTCTGGTCGCGGTAGTAGAGGGTCAGCTTCGAGGCCGCTGCGAGCAGGTCGAAATAGAGGATGCCGTTCTGGAGGGGCAGTTGCCCGCTGTTGTCCACGGTGACGTAGAAGCCATGGAAGAACTCGAGGAAGGCCTCGTCGGAGGACAGGTCGCTGGTGCCGAAGGCGTCGAGGAAGGTATCAGCCTTTGCCTGAGCGAGCCTGAGCCGCAGCTGCGGTGCGAGGCTGTCGCCGAGGATGTACGGCTTGCGGAGCGGCTGCGGGGTAATGCGCCCGCCGCGGACGGCGAGCAGGTCGTCGCCCACGGTGACGGGCATCCGGCTGCTTCGGTAGAGGGAATCGATGGCGAGGCGCTCGCCCAGCTCATGCACGCGGAACACCTGCGCGTCGAGGTTGCCGTAGCCGTAGTTCGCCCCATCGAACGCCAGCGCAAGCACCAGGCTGTCGGCCACGAGGCCCGAGGAGCCCTGTCCCGCCCCGATATTGAAGGCGCTCAGCCTCACCTCGGTGACGATGCCGGCACGGGTGAGGCCGAACTCCGGATCGATGAAGGACCCCAGCAGCTGCTTGGAGAGCCCGATGGAGCGGAAACTGGTGTCGGCCACCGTGTAGGCATGAAGGCTCGCGGTGTCGATCACCGTTCCGAGCGGATCGCCGGGCAGCAGGCCGGTACCGGCATCGGGATCCGGCTTCCGGCACGCGGCGAAGGCGATGACGGCCATGGCTGCCGCCAGCCGCAGGACCGATGGTTGCGAAAGCCCGCTCACACCAAGGCGGCTTCGAGCACGCTGTGGTAGAACTCCGCGTGGGCACCGATCAGGTCCGAGCCGCCGGCGTAGGCCAGCGTGGGCTTGTCCTCGGCCTTGATGGCCGACTCAAGGCCCTTGCCCAGCTTCGGGCTGCCCTTCACCACCGCATCGCTCAGGCCCATGCCGAACTTGTAGAGGTCGTCCGTGGTGGGCTTGTTCAAGCCCTTGAGCAGGTCCTTGTCGAAGCCCTCCATGGCCAGCTTCTTCGCCAGGTCCTTGTCCAGCGGCTCCGCCTTCTGGTCGTACACGCTCATCACCAGCTTCGCATTCTCGAAGTGCGGGTCGTCCGCGAAGTAGTGCCGGATATAGAGGGGCACGAAGGCCGTCATCCAGCCATGGCAATGGATGATATCGGGCACCCACCCCAGCTTTCGAACGGTCTCCAGCACGCCACGGCCGAAGAAGAGCGCACGCTCATCGTTATCCGGGAAGAAGGAGCCCTCCTGGTCGTGCGTGTCGGCCTTGCGCTTGAAATACTCCTCATTGTCGATGAAGTACACCTGCATGCGCGCGCTGGGCACGCTGGCCACTTTGATCAGCAGGGCGTGATCGGTGTCGTTGATGATGAGGTTCATCCCGCTGAGGCGGATCACCTCATGCAGTTGGTGCCTGCGCTCGTTGATGCACCCGAACTTGGGCATGAAGACGCGAATCTCGTTACCACGGTCCAGGATGCCCTGCGGCAGCTGGCGCGTCACCTTCGCCATCTCCTCCGGAATGTCCATGAACGGAGAGATGGACTGGGAGATGGTCAGCACTTTCGCATTCTTCAAACTCATGGGGCAAGGGGAATTCAGGGGTACAAAAATATAGACTTTCGGGGGTAACTTCAACGAAGGGACCCTAGATTGGCCCGCTTCCGGCCTCATTCCCAACGACTTCAATGAAGGTGATCACCCAGCCGGCCGAGATGGCCACCTGGTCGGCGGCTTGCCGGCGCAGCGGGGCCCGCATCGGCTTCGTGCCCACCATGGGCGCCCTGCATGAAGGCCATTTGGACCTGGTGCGCATCGCCCTGAGCGAATGCGACCGCGTGGTGTGCAGCATCTTCGTCAACCCCCTGCAGTTCAACGACCCGAACGACCTGGCGAGCTACCCCGTGCAGCTCGAACAGGACCAGCTGCTGCTGGAACAGACGGGCTGCCACGGCGTCTTCCTGCCCCGGCGCGAGGAGCTGTTCGCATCGTTCACCCCGAAGGTCTTCGACCTGCTGGGGCTTGACCGGCACTGGGAGGGCCCGAATCGTCCGGGGCATTTCCAAGGGGTGGTGAACGTGGTGGAGCAGCTCTTCCTGTTCGTGCGGCCGGATGCGGCCTACTTCGGGGAGAAGGACCGCCAGCAACTGGCCATCATCCGTGCCATGGCCCGCGAACACCGCTGGCCTGAGCGCATCCGCCCCTGCCCCACGGTGCGGGAGCCGGACGGCCTGGCCATGAGCTCAAGGAACCTCCGGCTCACTGCGGCGGACCGTGCGCAGGCCCCCATTCTGCACGCAGCGCTGCAAGCGGTTGCGCGCCTGTGCTTCCGGGCCACCGTGGACGAGGCGCTGGATGCCGGCCGGGAGGTGCTCGCCACCGTGCCCGCCGTTGGCGTGGAATACCTGGCCGTTGCGCACCCTGACACCTTGGAGCCGCTGCACGACTGGGACGGGGTGGCGGAGGCGGCCCTGCTGATCGCCGCCCGGGTAGGCGCGGTCAGGCTCATCGACAACATCACCGCCAAGCGGCCCTGAGCGCCCAATCCCAAGCGGGAGGGTAGCTTTGCGCCCCCTGAGGCGTAAAGGCCATCGGGGCCAGTCCGAGCCATGACCATTGAAGTGCTCCGTGCCAAGCTCCACCGTGTGCGCATCACGGAGGCCGATGTGAACTACATCGGCAGCATCACCATCGACGAGGACCTGATCGACGCGGCCGGTTTCGTGGAGGGCGAGAAAGTGCAGGTGCTGAACGTGAACAACGGCGAACGCCTGGAAACGTACGTGATCAAGGGTGAGCGGGGCAGCGGGGCGGTCTGCCTGAACGGTCCGGCCGCGCTCAAGGCCACGGTGGGCGATGTGGTGATCGTGGTGGCCTATGCGCGCATGGGCCTCGAGGAGGCCCGCGCATTCCGGCCCGTGGTGGTCTTCCCCGACGAGCGCACCAACAAACTGAAGGCGTGAAGAAGGCGTTGATCAACGCCCTGAAGCTCGGCCTGCCGCTGGCCATCGGCTTCTGGTTGATCCACAAGCAGTACAGCGACCTGAGCCCGGAACAGCGCACGGAGCTGTTCAACGCGTTCCGACAGGCCGACATGGGCTGGCTGATGCTGGCCATCGCCGTGGGCTGGGTGGCGCATGTGAGCCGCGCCTGGCGCTGGCGCTACCTGCTGGAGCCGCTCGGCTACCGACCCGGGTTCTGGAACTGCTACCATGGCGTCATGACGGGCTACTTCGTGAACATGTTCATCCCGCGCGCCGGCGAGGCGAGCCGAGCAGCGCTGCTGTACCGCGCCGAGCAGGTGCCGTTCGAGAAGGGCTTCGGCACCGTGATGGCGGAGCGCGTGGTGGACATGGCCGTGCTCCTGGCGATCGCGGGAGCAGCCGTAGCCATGCAGATCGACAAGCTGGACCTCTTCCAGGCGCAGATCGCGCGGTTCAGGGCCGAACAGGGCGGTGCGGCGACGGACGAAGGCGGCGGGCACCTGGGGATGATCCTGGTAGCGGCCCTGGCGCTCGTGGCCGCGGCGGGTGCCTACATCGTGATCACGCGCCCGGCGCTGCGCGCCCGGGCCATGGATGCGGTGCGCGGGTTCCTCCAAGGGCTGCAGACCGTGCTCCACACCCGCAAGAAGCTCCTGTTCCTAGGGCACACCCTGCTCATCTGGGCCTCCTACGTGGGGATGTTCTACGTGGGGTTCTATTGCCTGCCGACCATGTCGGAAGTGAGCTTCGATGCCATCCTCGCCGGCTTCATCGCCGGCGCCATCGGAATCATCCTCGTGCAGGGCGGCATCGGCGTGTACCCCGCATTCGTGGCGCTCATCGTGGGGGTATACATGCCACCTCCCGAAGGCGGCGGCCTGTTGCGGCCCGATGCATTGGCCATGGGCTGGCTGCTCTGGGCGGCACAGACCGTCATGCTCATCGTGCTGGGCGGTGCGTCGCTACTTTTGTCGGCGTTGAAGAAACCGGCCCAGCCATGAGCAGCGATGTCGCCACGCCTACAACGGACCGCCGGGTGGTGGACCTGGAGAACCTCAAACGGCTCTGCAACATCTGGCGCATGAAGGGCGACCGGGTGGTGTTCACCAACGGCTGCTTCGACATCCTTCACCGTGGGCACGTGGAGTACCTGCAGGAGGCCGCCGCGCTGGGCGACCGCTTGGTGATCGGCGTGAACAGCGATGCCAGCGTACGCCGTCAAGGCAAGGGCGCGGATCGGCCGCTGAACGACCAGGACAGCCGGGCCAAGGTCCTTGCCGCACTCCGACTCGTGGATGCCGTGGTGATCTTCGATGAGGACACGCCGCTGGACCTGATCAAGGCCATCGTGCCGGATGTG
Protein-coding regions in this window:
- a CDS encoding S41 family peptidase, translating into MNRQRHPISPFVPLLLSLALVAGLFLGRNMGSGMQGPLAVFQLRQPGAAEKIGQVLDLIDRQYVDSVEKEALVEEVLQEMLQRLDPHSYYISAAELRAATEPLEGSFDGIGVEFAIQRDTVVVVSPVEGGPSAQLGIRAGDRILQADSLPLAGVGVTNDQVMKALRGPRGSKVDVRIARRGRPEPMEVTITRGAIPIHSLAASLLRPDGTGYIKLSRFAKNTHAEFVEAAEALRRQGMQRMVLDLRGNGGGYLNAAVELADEFLPQGRVIVYTQGRKSPRRDLVATARGDFEDIPLAILIDEGSASASEIIAGALQDNDRALIIGRRSFGKGLVQEHVDLPDHSAVRITTARYYTASGRSIQKPYGEGVDYEADFDHRTSHGELYSADSVRVDSSQVFRTLKGRMVYGGGGVMPDLFVPADTAEGSQFLTDLFFSGTLNQFAFDVADRDRAQLKAYGSAADFNIRYAVNDALLQGLRAEAKAQGIVERPGDLERSRRQITTRLKAGVARNIWGDAGFYEVMLDSDSTFLKASAELLAQQRP
- a CDS encoding lysylphosphatidylglycerol synthase transmembrane domain-containing protein, which encodes MKKALINALKLGLPLAIGFWLIHKQYSDLSPEQRTELFNAFRQADMGWLMLAIAVGWVAHVSRAWRWRYLLEPLGYRPGFWNCYHGVMTGYFVNMFIPRAGEASRAALLYRAEQVPFEKGFGTVMAERVVDMAVLLAIAGAAVAMQIDKLDLFQAQIARFRAEQGGAATDEGGGHLGMILVAALALVAAAGAYIVITRPALRARAMDAVRGFLQGLQTVLHTRKKLLFLGHTLLIWASYVGMFYVGFYCLPTMSEVSFDAILAGFIAGAIGIILVQGGIGVYPAFVALIVGVYMPPPEGGGLLRPDALAMGWLLWAAQTVMLIVLGGASLLLSALKKPAQP
- a CDS encoding superoxide dismutase yields the protein MPFQLAPLPYASNALEPHIDTRTMEIHHGKHHQAYVTNLNKAIEGTPMDGMAIEEILKGLDMANMAVRNNGGGHYNHTLFWSIMGPNGGGAPAGELAEAIARDFGSFDAFKEKFSTAGATRFGSGWAWLCVQKGGKLDVCSTPNQDNPLMPATGCGGTPILGMDVWEHAYYLHYQNRRPDYIAAFWNVVNWAEVARRFAAAK
- a CDS encoding glycogen/starch synthase gives rise to the protein MSLKNAKVLTISQSISPFMDIPEEMAKVTRQLPQGILDRGNEIRVFMPKFGCINERRHQLHEVIRLSGMNLIINDTDHALLIKVASVPSARMQVYFIDNEEYFKRKADTHDQEGSFFPDNDERALFFGRGVLETVRKLGWVPDIIHCHGWMTAFVPLYIRHYFADDPHFENAKLVMSVYDQKAEPLDKDLAKKLAMEGFDKDLLKGLNKPTTDDLYKFGMGLSDAVVKGSPKLGKGLESAIKAEDKPTLAYAGGSDLIGAHAEFYHSVLEAALV
- the panD gene encoding aspartate 1-decarboxylase; this encodes MTIEVLRAKLHRVRITEADVNYIGSITIDEDLIDAAGFVEGEKVQVLNVNNGERLETYVIKGERGSGAVCLNGPAALKATVGDVVIVVAYARMGLEEARAFRPVVVFPDERTNKLKA
- the panC gene encoding pantoate--beta-alanine ligase, whose translation is MKVITQPAEMATWSAACRRSGARIGFVPTMGALHEGHLDLVRIALSECDRVVCSIFVNPLQFNDPNDLASYPVQLEQDQLLLEQTGCHGVFLPRREELFASFTPKVFDLLGLDRHWEGPNRPGHFQGVVNVVEQLFLFVRPDAAYFGEKDRQQLAIIRAMAREHRWPERIRPCPTVREPDGLAMSSRNLRLTAADRAQAPILHAALQAVARLCFRATVDEALDAGREVLATVPAVGVEYLAVAHPDTLEPLHDWDGVAEAALLIAARVGAVRLIDNITAKRP
- the glmS gene encoding glutamine--fructose-6-phosphate transaminase (isomerizing) translates to MCGIVAYLGHKEAYPILINGLRRLEYRGYDSAGVALMDGGELTIYKCQGKVSDLEAHVAGKSTKGTVGMGHTRWATHGPPNDINAHPHRATSGDIAIIHNGIIENYAAIKEELRHRGHRFRSDTDTEVLAHLIDDVQRTDGVDLAEAVRLALQSVVGAYAIVVLDRKSPDMLVAARKSSPLVIGIGDDGEHYLASDATPIVEHTRNVVYLEDGEIAVIDRAHGLRIRNIKNQVKTPFIQELEMHLEALEKGGYDHFMLKEIHEQPRSIRDSMRGRLNLATGEVVLGGIKDHEQRFVNAKRILILGCGTSWHAGLVGEYLFEELARIPVEVEYASEFRYRNPIVHEDDIVIAISQSGETADTLAAIELAKSRGATIFGICNVVGSSIARVTHAGSYTHAGPEIGVASTKAFTAQVTVLTLMALMIGQRKGALPASTFHGLLNELDAIPEKVQRVLAAESQIRSIADIYKDAANALYLGRGYSFPVALEGALKLKEISYIHAEGYPAAEMKHGPIALIDEEMPVIVIATKGASYEKVVSNIQEVKARKGKIIAIVTEGDRVVKDLADHTIEIPETADPLVPLLSVVPLQLLSYHIAVMRGCNVDQPRNLAKSVTVE
- a CDS encoding TM2 domain-containing protein, giving the protein MAAALLIAMGGSASAAGPFLPATPQPAMLTEEEWSAALAAAPENHRAVAIGLAALLGPFGAHRLYLGTTPKVAVVYGLTFGGFGVLVLIDLVHLITARDLERFRNNGRVLMWAEAPTPP
- a CDS encoding DUF4270 family protein: MAVIAFAACRKPDPDAGTGLLPGDPLGTVIDTASLHAYTVADTSFRSIGLSKQLLGSFIDPEFGLTRAGIVTEVRLSAFNIGAGQGSSGLVADSLVLALAFDGANYGYGNLDAQVFRVHELGERLAIDSLYRSSRMPVTVGDDLLAVRGGRITPQPLRKPYILGDSLAPQLRLRLAQAKADTFLDAFGTSDLSSDEAFLEFFHGFYVTVDNSGQLPLQNGILYFDLLAAASKLTLYYRDQNDQPDLTRALDFPINANCVRYGVVEHDRSQATDPGLLLALADPEQPAQRTYVQTLAGTRTVISLASLTAYRGQRAVLAKAELVVPTDGSWYPYYPPPTQLFLFRKDAAGNDVFLPDQLTGIGAIDGNFRAMDKEYRFNITRFAQGVIDGTYEDPELEVLPGSGGISANRVVLSGPAAAQRPMRLRLTFTSY
- the rfaE2 gene encoding D-glycero-beta-D-manno-heptose 1-phosphate adenylyltransferase → MSSDVATPTTDRRVVDLENLKRLCNIWRMKGDRVVFTNGCFDILHRGHVEYLQEAAALGDRLVIGVNSDASVRRQGKGADRPLNDQDSRAKVLAALRLVDAVVIFDEDTPLDLIKAIVPDVLVKGGDWSEDRIVGAQEVRAAGGAVRSLKLVDGFSTTALVERIRRG